The sequence ATCGGCCCCTGGACGGGGCTCGACGGCAAGGTGCACGAGGCGACGGGCAAGACGTTCGAACTCGAGTTCTGCACGGTCGCGCGCTGGAAGGATGGCGAGATCGTCGAAGAGAATCTGTTCTACGACCAGGTGGGCTTCCTGCGGCAAATCGGCGTGCTCTGAGCGCACCCGGCCGTCTCGCATGCCCGGTGACGGAAGTACCGCTCGCCACCAAGGTGGTTCGACATGACGCCTCCGCTCGCGCTGTCGACAGCGACGCTTCTTCTCGTGCTCGACCTGATCGGGACGTTCGTCTTCGCGCTCAGCGGCGCGGCCTCCGGCGTGAAGAGCAAGCTGGATGTATTCGGCTTGGGCGTCTTGGCGTTCGTCGCCGGCAACGCCGGCGGCGTGACCCGGGATGTGCTCGTCGGGGCCCTTCCGCCGGCCGCGATCAACGACTGGCGTTACGTCGCCGTGTCCCTGCTGGCGGCTGCCGTGACGTTTGCGTGGTACCCGGAAGTCCGGCGGCTCCGTCCGATCGTGTTGCTGCTCGATGCGGCGGGCCTCGGGCTGTTCGCGGTGGCCGGCACGCAGAAGGCGCTGGCGTACGGCGTCAACCCGTTGGCCTCGGCGCTGCTCGGCATGCTGACCGGTATCGGGGGCAGCGTGCTGCGCGACCTGCTCGTCAACGAGATCCCCGTCGTGCTGAGAGCCGACTTCTACGCCCTCGCGGCGCTCGCCGGCGCCGGGGTGGTCGTCGGCGGGCACCTGCTGCACTGGCCGCCGACGGCGACGACGATCGCGGGTGCGATCCTTTGCTTTGGGATACGTCTCATCGCGATTCGACGCGGGTGGAACCTGCCGCCAGCCAGGCTGCCGGTGTCCTCGTGACGCGGGCGCCGGTTGTCAGGAACTGCTGCCCGTGTGCCGGCCGACCAGGTCGACGATGAGATCCACCGCTCGATCCAGGCCGGTCAGGGCCGTGTTCAACGACGCGTCGTAGAGCGTCGCATCGGACCAGTTGCGACCCGTGATCCTCCGGACGAACTCGGCACGCTGCTCGTCGATCTTTCGGACCAGCGCCATGGCCGCAGGCTCGTCCGCCAGATCGTACTCCTCGATCGCGAGCCTGACGCGCGTCTCGAATGGCGCATGCAGGAACACGCGGATCACGTTCGACCGGCCACCGAGGATGTGTCCGTCGGCCGCGGCTCAGAAACGATAGACGGCAGCGCCCACCGTGATGCCGGATCCGAACGCCAGGAACACCGCCTTCGTTCCCGGCTTCGGCGGCGCCTCCGTGAGCAGGCGGTCGAGCGCGAGAAACAGCGACGTCGAGTGCGTGTCGGGGAGGCTCGCCGTGTAATCGACGATCCTGCCGGCCTCGATGCCCATCGCCCTCGGCAGCCGCCCGACGAACGCCGGCGAGATCTGCGCCGGTACGACCAGGTCGATCTCGTCGCGGCAAAGCCGCTCGGCTGCGAGCACCTCGTCGAGCACGCCGGGCACGGCCGCCGTGTAGGCGTGTTCGAGATCTGACGCCCGCGTGAGCACGATGCGTCCGCGCTTCTCCTCGAGGCTCACGACCGATTGGAAGAGCTCGGCGTGCTCTTCGTTTGTCTGAAAGGCAAAGGCTCCGAACCCCACATCCCGCCTGGGCGAGACGTCGAGGAGCACCGCGGCGCCGCTCGACGGGTAGGTGTAGGCCGGATCGGGGCGGCGGTCCCGGTTGGCCTCGCTCGACACCACCATGCCGACCTGGACCTCGCCGGCCCGCATCTGTGTCGTGATCACGTGCACGCCGTTGAGCATGCCGCAGCCGCCGTTCAAGAGGTCGAACGCGAGGGTGCGGCGGCCCTGGAACTCGATGTTGATGCCGAGGCCGTGCTGAATGTAGCAGGCGTTGGCCGGCTCGCAGACGTGACCGTCGCGATAAGTGCCCGTGTTGATGAGCACGCGGACGTCGGCGCGGTGATAGTGAGACCTCGCCAGGCAGCGCCTGCCCGCTTCGACCGCCCGCCTGACCGAGCCACACTTCCTCAGATACCGGCCGTTCACGCTCGTCCCGATCGCCTCGATGCGACTCCGCCTCATGCCGGACCCGCCTTCTGGAGGTGGGCCCGATAACGCGCCGGGAAGTCGTCGAACGTGAAGGTGGCGTGCGAGATCACGATCCCCGACGCGCCGCTGATCAAGAGGATGTTCTGACGCGGCTCAATCGTGCCCCGCAGAATGAACTCGTGTAGCGCCAGGAAGTGGCTCGTGGTCGTGGTGTTGCCGTACTTCTCGGCGCAGCACAAGAAGCAGTCCGGAAGCTCGGTGCCCATGAACCGCTGTGCGACCTTGATGCCCGTCTGCACCGCGCGCACGGAGACCTGATGCGGGATCGCGTGGTGCACGTCATCGAGGCTCCAGCCCGACGCGTCGAGGGCCTGCTTCAGGTAGAACGGGAAATGCTCGGCGCCCTTGCGCTGCAGCGCGCGGGCCTTGGTGATGAGGATGCCGCCGCGGCCGCGCTTCGACGGCTGCGAATAGCAGAAGTGATCGTGCTTGGCGCCGGTCACGAGGTCGAGCCAGTGAAATCCAATGCGGTCGTCGGTCGAGGCGTCCAGGATGACCGCCGCGCCGCAGTCGCCGAGGGTCAGCGCCGC comes from Vicinamibacterales bacterium and encodes:
- a CDS encoding 3-oxoacyl-[acyl-carrier-protein] synthase III C-terminal domain-containing protein, giving the protein MRRSRIEAIGTSVNGRYLRKCGSVRRAVEAGRRCLARSHYHRADVRVLINTGTYRDGHVCEPANACYIQHGLGINIEFQGRRTLAFDLLNGGCGMLNGVHVITTQMRAGEVQVGMVVSSEANRDRRPDPAYTYPSSGAAVLLDVSPRRDVGFGAFAFQTNEEHAELFQSVVSLEEKRGRIVLTRASDLEHAYTAAVPGVLDEVLAAERLCRDEIDLVVPAQISPAFVGRLPRAMGIEAGRIVDYTASLPDTHSTSLFLALDRLLTEAPPKPGTKAVFLAFGSGITVGAAVYRF
- a CDS encoding cytidylate kinase family protein translates to MLGGRSNVIRVFLHAPFETRVRLAIEEYDLADEPAAMALVRKIDEQRAEFVRRITGRNWSDATLYDASLNTALTGLDRAVDLIVDLVGRHTGSSS
- a CDS encoding trimeric intracellular cation channel family protein yields the protein MTPPLALSTATLLLVLDLIGTFVFALSGAASGVKSKLDVFGLGVLAFVAGNAGGVTRDVLVGALPPAAINDWRYVAVSLLAAAVTFAWYPEVRRLRPIVLLLDAAGLGLFAVAGTQKALAYGVNPLASALLGMLTGIGGSVLRDLLVNEIPVVLRADFYALAALAGAGVVVGGHLLHWPPTATTIAGAILCFGIRLIAIRRGWNLPPARLPVSS
- a CDS encoding 3-oxoacyl-[acyl-carrier-protein] synthase III C-terminal domain-containing protein, whose translation is MPDKLKIESLGLYLPDRVVTTEEMLRSCRRRPRWDLERITGIRERRVAVGEYAADLALKAAERALAMSRYKAADLDAIICTSISKHHRPDEFSLEPATSVVIRRALGASKALVFDVVNACAGMLNGIWVLQGLIRGGAAKCGMVVSGEHNMPLAETAAREMRHSFDGQLAALTLGDCGAAVILDASTDDRIGFHWLDLVTGAKHDHFCYSQPSKRGRGGILITKARALQRKGAEHFPFYLKQALDASGWSLDDVHHAIPHQVSVRAVQTGIKVAQRFMGTELPDCFLCCAEKYGNTTTTSHFLALHEFILRGTIEPRQNILLISGASGIVISHATFTFDDFPARYRAHLQKAGPA